One Bacillus sp. 2205SS5-2 genomic window carries:
- a CDS encoding methyl-accepting chemotaxis protein, whose amino-acid sequence MYFTTNNSIYKTISESNIQSAERIAGAIDLNTYSRFLDDPTKNESYTELREQLNDYREKIGAMYVYTLQTQDQEVVIMIDGMPSNDEAVPVGEPTTATTFKDVADVLTGGVNSTDIVHDPEYGDYISTFVPIEDNGRVIGIVGVDMDAEKVGTLSRNVIFSSIPIYLGIFVLVLLLMLILIYYYLGNRLKPLSQLNNVATSITEGKIHQAKHLLKDVNNKNKDEIYGLYQSMNKMTESLDEMIQGIRSVSGNVEKQSEVLGRASNELYLGSSQIAITMDEMATGSESQASLSTNLAENIQEFTTLINQSKEQGKLIYQSSSNVERNVMVGTGLMNDSINKMESIYQIVNQSVQKVQTLESQTNEVTSLITLISQIADQTNLLALNAAIEAARAGEQGKGFAVVADEVRKLAESVSSSVKSIHSIVNNVKNNSNEMVHILNEGLNVVETGRENLNETGVAFKDISDTVSEMNKIVESMSNHLEKVANRQSIIEKSIGDMASISEESAVGIEQVSAATQQMSSSTEEMNQLVNELVRLSSELKGLNEKYN is encoded by the coding sequence ATGTATTTTACCACTAATAATTCAATTTATAAAACGATAAGTGAGAGTAATATTCAAAGTGCAGAGAGGATTGCAGGAGCAATAGATTTAAATACATATAGTCGTTTCTTAGATGATCCTACGAAAAATGAATCCTATACTGAACTACGTGAGCAATTGAATGATTATCGTGAAAAGATTGGGGCGATGTATGTTTATACACTTCAGACCCAGGATCAAGAAGTTGTAATTATGATAGATGGGATGCCTTCAAATGATGAAGCCGTTCCAGTAGGAGAACCGACGACCGCTACAACGTTTAAAGATGTTGCAGATGTCCTCACTGGAGGAGTAAATAGTACGGATATTGTACATGATCCAGAGTATGGTGATTATATATCCACCTTTGTTCCGATTGAAGATAATGGTCGAGTTATTGGGATAGTAGGTGTCGATATGGACGCAGAAAAAGTGGGAACATTAAGTAGAAATGTCATTTTTTCTTCTATTCCGATTTATTTAGGTATTTTTGTATTAGTATTATTGTTAATGTTAATACTCATTTATTATTATTTAGGAAATCGACTTAAGCCTCTTTCACAATTAAATAACGTCGCAACTTCTATCACGGAGGGGAAAATTCATCAGGCTAAACATTTATTAAAAGATGTGAATAATAAAAACAAAGATGAAATCTATGGCTTATATCAATCGATGAATAAAATGACGGAGTCTCTTGACGAGATGATACAAGGTATTCGTAGTGTTTCTGGTAATGTGGAAAAGCAAAGTGAAGTATTAGGAAGAGCTTCAAATGAATTGTATCTGGGGTCCTCACAAATAGCTATTACTATGGATGAAATGGCTACTGGCTCAGAATCCCAAGCATCCTTATCTACGAACTTAGCTGAGAACATCCAAGAATTCACTACTTTAATCAATCAGTCAAAAGAACAGGGAAAACTGATTTATCAATCTTCATCTAATGTTGAGAGAAATGTAATGGTTGGAACAGGCTTAATGAATGATTCAATTAATAAAATGGAGAGCATTTATCAGATTGTGAATCAATCCGTACAAAAAGTGCAAACGTTAGAATCTCAAACAAATGAAGTAACCTCTCTCATTACTTTAATTAGTCAAATCGCAGATCAGACTAATTTATTGGCGTTAAATGCAGCAATAGAGGCTGCAAGAGCTGGAGAACAGGGAAAAGGATTTGCCGTGGTAGCTGATGAAGTCAGGAAATTAGCAGAAAGTGTATCTAGTTCTGTAAAAAGTATTCATTCTATCGTCAATAATGTAAAAAATAATTCAAATGAAATGGTGCATATTCTAAATGAGGGCTTAAATGTTGTAGAGACTGGCAGAGAAAACTTAAATGAAACAGGGGTTGCGTTTAAAGATATCTCGGATACCGTATCCGAAATGAATAAAATAGTTGAATCTATGAGCAATCATTTGGAGAAGGTCGCGAATAGACAATCGATAATAGAAAAATCAATCGGTGATATGGCATCGATATCTGAAGAAAGTGCAGTAGGAATTGAACAGGTTTCAGCCGCGACACAGCAGATGAGTAGTTCTACTGAAGAAATGAATCAGTTAGTCAATGAGCTTGTTAGACTGTCATCAGAGCTGAAAGGATTAAATGAAAAATATAACTAA
- a CDS encoding multicopper oxidase family protein, translated as MLKKFVDPLPVMDTIHPLLFIHGEPYYEVTMKPCQQKLHRDLPSTTLWGYNGLFPGPTFKVWRNQKIRVLWKNELPQKHFLPIDTTVHGAEKNHPEVRTVVHLHGSVTPDTSDGYPEAWFTRGFKEVGPFFSTKTYHYPNQQPATTLWYHDHAMGITRLNIYAGLAGLYIIQDKEEQSLRLPNGPFEIPLLLQDRTLNSDGSLFYPAEPDPPVIGVNPSVIPDFFGEMILVNGKIWPYLEVEPRQYRFRLLNGSNARFYRLSLENRLPFFQIGTDQGFLARPVEIFELLLAPAERADVIIDFSSSVGETFILKNDAASPFPQGDLPDPESDGVVMKISVTKTISSPVDSKLPCTLVPFPKFEEKSYYKRRPLLLNMRPDQYNRSIHLLNSRLWMDPITETPRLWSIEIWSFINVSKATHPIHLHLVRFQILDRQPFDQDIYQEEEKIVPCGQRISPDLNEQGWKDTVRANPGEITRIIVPFGPYTGLFVWHCHILEHEDYEMMRPYVVIQ; from the coding sequence ATGCTTAAAAAATTTGTAGATCCACTGCCAGTCATGGATACCATCCACCCGCTCTTATTTATTCACGGGGAGCCATACTATGAGGTGACTATGAAACCATGCCAACAAAAGCTTCATCGCGATTTACCCTCTACAACTCTATGGGGCTATAACGGACTTTTCCCGGGGCCGACATTTAAAGTTTGGCGTAACCAGAAAATTCGCGTTTTATGGAAGAACGAACTACCACAAAAGCATTTTCTACCTATTGATACCACTGTACACGGAGCTGAGAAAAATCATCCGGAGGTTAGAACCGTCGTTCATCTTCATGGAAGTGTAACCCCTGACACAAGTGATGGCTATCCGGAAGCTTGGTTTACACGTGGATTTAAAGAAGTTGGACCTTTCTTTTCTACGAAAACTTATCATTATCCAAATCAACAACCGGCTACGACTCTTTGGTATCACGATCATGCCATGGGGATTACCCGCTTAAATATTTATGCAGGATTAGCTGGCCTTTATATCATCCAAGACAAGGAAGAACAATCACTACGCTTACCCAATGGTCCTTTTGAGATACCTTTGCTCCTCCAAGATCGCACTCTAAATTCAGATGGTTCCCTCTTTTATCCTGCTGAGCCAGATCCACCAGTCATTGGAGTAAATCCTTCTGTAATCCCTGATTTTTTCGGTGAAATGATTTTAGTTAACGGGAAAATTTGGCCTTATCTAGAAGTAGAGCCTAGACAGTATAGATTCCGATTATTAAATGGATCAAACGCAAGGTTTTATCGACTTTCCCTTGAAAATAGATTACCTTTTTTTCAAATTGGGACCGATCAAGGATTTCTTGCTCGTCCTGTTGAAATCTTTGAATTATTACTCGCTCCTGCTGAACGAGCTGATGTGATTATTGATTTTTCATCTTCAGTTGGAGAAACTTTTATCTTGAAAAATGATGCCGCTTCCCCTTTTCCACAAGGTGACTTACCTGACCCTGAATCAGATGGGGTCGTGATGAAAATTTCCGTTACTAAAACGATTTCTAGTCCAGTCGATAGCAAATTGCCTTGTACATTAGTTCCCTTCCCAAAGTTTGAAGAAAAATCATATTACAAGAGAAGACCCTTGCTGCTTAATATGAGACCCGATCAATACAATCGTTCCATTCATTTATTAAATAGTCGTTTATGGATGGATCCGATAACCGAAACCCCTCGCCTTTGGAGTATTGAGATATGGAGCTTTATTAATGTGTCAAAAGCAACTCATCCAATTCATCTACATCTTGTTCGCTTCCAAATTCTTGACCGACAGCCTTTTGATCAAGATATTTATCAAGAAGAGGAAAAAATCGTCCCATGCGGACAACGCATTTCTCCCGATCTCAACGAACAAGGATGGAAAGATACCGTTCGTGCAAACCCTGGAGAAATAACCCGGATTATTGTTCCGTTTGGTCCTTACACGGGGTTATTCGTTTGGCATTGTCATATTTTAGAACATGAAGATTATGAAATGATGCGCCCGTATGTAGTAATTCAATGA
- a CDS encoding DinB family protein: MNENLLMNQFEFARMIILNVGNEVTEEIADIIPKGFPNSLRWQLGHVYVTVEEILFYFANEKMNLPADYSELFSRGTKPSSWSSEPPAIEELFTLLKEQQSRVKETFSNRMDEKLSQTFEAGPLKLETIGEVLLFALFHESEHIGCIKSLKNAVKA, from the coding sequence ATGAATGAAAATTTGCTAATGAATCAATTTGAGTTTGCTCGTATGATTATCCTAAACGTTGGAAATGAAGTGACAGAGGAAATTGCTGACATTATTCCTAAGGGCTTTCCAAATTCCCTTCGCTGGCAATTAGGTCATGTTTATGTAACAGTTGAAGAAATCTTGTTTTATTTTGCAAATGAGAAAATGAATCTTCCCGCAGATTATAGCGAATTGTTTTCTCGTGGAACTAAACCATCCTCTTGGAGTTCAGAACCTCCCGCAATTGAAGAGTTGTTTACGCTATTAAAAGAACAGCAAAGCCGTGTAAAAGAAACATTTAGTAATCGAATGGACGAAAAACTTTCACAAACGTTTGAAGCAGGTCCTTTGAAGCTTGAAACGATTGGAGAGGTTCTCCTTTTTGCTTTATTTCATGAAAGTGAGCATATCGGCTGTATCAAGAGCCTAAAGAATGCTGTTAAAGCATAA
- a CDS encoding ArsR/SmtB family transcription factor, protein MVNYNNENLDQVFSVLSDPIRRSIIQELAKGEKTVKALAEPFDISLPGISKHLRVLEKAELVSYRKMGRYKYYCLKPESIDDASEWLSFLRTFWESQLTSLEKHLLQSEEEKGGIKNDHDE, encoded by the coding sequence ATGGTTAATTATAATAATGAAAATCTCGACCAAGTCTTTTCGGTGTTATCGGATCCTATTAGAAGATCCATTATTCAAGAATTAGCGAAAGGAGAGAAAACGGTTAAGGCGCTAGCAGAGCCCTTTGATATCTCATTACCGGGTATTTCAAAGCATTTGCGTGTATTAGAGAAAGCAGAATTGGTGTCCTATCGAAAAATGGGAAGATATAAATATTACTGCCTAAAACCTGAATCAATCGATGACGCTTCGGAATGGCTTTCATTTTTACGTACTTTCTGGGAAAGTCAATTAACAAGCCTAGAAAAGCACTTATTACAGTCTGAAGAAGAAAAGGGAGGAATAAAGAATGATCACGATGAATAA
- a CDS encoding ABC transporter substrate-binding protein, translated as MKKSLVVLIVAFLSMWMVACSSESSGDGEKEVYKIGAIYSKTGPASPLGEPEWNATKLLEQQINDNGGVNGIPVEIIMADDESTPEKAMEEMNRLVNDENVLAVLGSTTSGASLAMKGLAMDLEVPMISAGAAVGIIAPVEESNWVFKTPHSDAHAAERVYMYLNISGIKDVAILADSNAFGASGVDQLESLKSEYDINIVANESYNTDDTDMKTQLTKINSSGARALIVWGTNPGPAIIAKNMKELGMDIPFIGSHGIANQSFIDLAGDAAQGVVIPTGKLLFPSQIQESDPQYEVISSFYQSYMDEHDNEPTNFGSYGYDNVQLIVEALKSGAEDHESIRDYLENQVKDFVGATGIFTFSSDDHNGLKADSMVLAEVKGGQWTLKE; from the coding sequence TTGAAAAAGAGCTTAGTCGTATTAATAGTTGCTTTTCTTTCAATGTGGATGGTCGCCTGTAGTTCGGAGTCAAGTGGAGATGGGGAAAAAGAAGTGTATAAAATCGGAGCAATTTACTCCAAAACCGGTCCAGCGAGTCCACTCGGTGAACCAGAATGGAATGCTACGAAATTACTTGAACAGCAAATTAATGATAATGGTGGCGTGAACGGTATACCAGTAGAAATTATTATGGCAGACGACGAGTCCACCCCAGAGAAAGCAATGGAAGAAATGAACCGGCTTGTCAATGACGAAAACGTTTTAGCAGTGCTTGGCTCCACCACAAGTGGTGCAAGTCTAGCAATGAAAGGGCTTGCGATGGATCTTGAGGTACCTATGATTTCTGCAGGGGCAGCAGTGGGTATTATTGCACCCGTAGAAGAATCTAATTGGGTGTTTAAAACACCACATTCCGATGCCCATGCTGCAGAGCGGGTGTATATGTATTTGAATATATCGGGTATAAAAGATGTGGCCATTTTAGCCGATTCTAATGCTTTTGGGGCAAGTGGTGTCGATCAATTAGAATCCCTAAAGTCTGAATACGACATAAACATAGTGGCCAATGAATCCTACAACACAGATGATACAGACATGAAAACTCAATTAACAAAAATTAATAGCTCTGGAGCGAGAGCATTAATCGTTTGGGGAACAAACCCTGGACCTGCAATCATCGCCAAAAATATGAAGGAATTGGGCATGGACATTCCGTTTATCGGAAGTCATGGTATTGCAAATCAATCTTTTATCGACTTAGCAGGTGACGCGGCTCAAGGGGTGGTCATCCCAACGGGTAAACTATTGTTCCCATCCCAAATACAAGAAAGTGATCCCCAGTATGAGGTGATCTCGAGTTTCTACCAAAGCTACATGGACGAGCATGACAACGAACCGACTAACTTTGGCTCGTATGGATATGATAACGTCCAGTTGATTGTAGAAGCATTGAAATCAGGTGCAGAGGATCACGAGTCCATTCGTGACTATTTAGAAAATCAGGTAAAAGATTTTGTTGGAGCTACAGGTATTTTTACGTTTAGCTCGGACGATCATAATGGACTAAAAGCCGATAGTATGGTGTTGGCTGAAGTAAAGGGTGGACAGTGGACGTTGAAGGAATAG
- a CDS encoding MerR family transcriptional regulator, with product MYKVSEFSNMTGLSKETLRYYADIKLLEPVYTDPQNKYRYYDNGSYLVARLLIYLRRFNFSIQEMLTVVSDESFNNLEQLIQEKKKSLESEIIRIQTIIEEMDDFFEMGIGEKNND from the coding sequence ATGTATAAGGTAAGTGAATTTTCGAATATGACCGGACTAAGTAAAGAAACGTTGAGGTATTATGCTGACATTAAGTTGCTAGAGCCAGTCTATACTGACCCGCAAAATAAATATCGATATTACGATAACGGCTCTTATTTAGTAGCTAGATTATTGATATACTTGCGAAGGTTTAATTTTTCAATTCAAGAAATGTTAACGGTTGTTAGTGACGAATCCTTTAATAATCTGGAACAGCTGATTCAGGAAAAGAAAAAGAGTTTGGAGTCTGAAATTATTCGAATACAAACGATTATCGAAGAAATGGATGATTTCTTTGAGATGGGAATAGGAGAGAAAAATAATGATTAA
- a CDS encoding DUF3934 domain-containing protein has translation MSKPKKKSGIGSGTGKKGWNRWQAGANKKKSNKPYKSVGVKNAEGKKK, from the coding sequence ATGAGTAAACCTAAAAAGAAAAGTGGCATCGGAAGCGGAACAGGAAAGAAAGGCTGGAATCGCTGGCAAGCCGGAGCAAATAAAAAGAAGAGTAACAAGCCTTATAAAAGTGTCGGTGTGAAGAACGCTGAAGGCAAAAAGAAATAA
- a CDS encoding SCO family protein yields the protein MIKNHYNIFACCLVLLFGIALFYIGTDGFQAYTAESARVNRLIDVQPTFPDVQLEDSNQRKYSISEFEGKYVFITFLYTACTSVCPQLEYNMSQVYDLLPSKYIGEDIIFLSISFDPTNDDPATLNKYKDYFKSDGETWRMARIPDQGQLDQLLERFGVIVIPDDNGNFAHNSAFYLVNREGHLINVLDYLKVEEAANTIVNILDKEEGELP from the coding sequence ATGATCAAAAATCATTACAACATATTTGCCTGTTGTCTAGTATTATTATTTGGAATTGCGCTGTTTTATATCGGAACAGATGGATTTCAAGCCTATACGGCAGAATCAGCTAGAGTGAATCGTCTAATAGATGTTCAACCTACATTTCCTGATGTCCAATTAGAAGATAGCAATCAACGAAAATATTCAATCTCGGAGTTTGAAGGGAAGTACGTTTTTATTACTTTTCTATATACAGCCTGTACATCGGTATGTCCACAACTAGAATACAATATGTCTCAAGTATATGATTTACTTCCTAGTAAATATATTGGCGAGGATATCATTTTTCTAAGTATTAGTTTTGATCCAACGAATGATGATCCAGCGACTCTGAATAAATACAAAGATTATTTTAAAAGTGACGGAGAAACTTGGAGAATGGCGAGAATTCCAGATCAAGGACAATTAGATCAGTTATTAGAAAGATTCGGAGTGATTGTTATCCCTGATGATAATGGAAATTTCGCACATAATTCAGCCTTTTATCTAGTGAATAGAGAAGGTCATTTAATCAATGTGCTGGATTATCTGAAGGTGGAGGAAGCGGCGAATACAATTGTGAACATTCTTGATAAAGAAGAGGGAGAATTGCCATGA
- a CDS encoding Gfo/Idh/MocA family protein gives MTQSSICFIGAGFHATTNIYPSVVEAGANILAIATRNLDRSKEALLRYGSKGTPYDNYIKMLENEPCDGVIVVAQPSDHPSLVMDCIKAGKNVYVEKPLGMTEEEALQLARAAEEADVVLMVGFMKRYSPIYTKLKTIIESCELGEPRSFEVRFAVDSTPFCTDDEQFLKFAAIHMVDLVRYLFGDVAKVTGFKNNSGSHISQSISLKFHNGVVGSLYFTGMTAWSRESENLLVTFDNGFAFADEVNSLKVHRSQSFEELPWKALNEMDTIYTPSASPMSGTMRDLYLRGFVGEIEHFLHCCREGDTPLSNGHDNVKTMALCDEILLALE, from the coding sequence ATGACACAATCATCAATTTGCTTTATCGGAGCAGGTTTTCACGCTACCACAAATATTTACCCTTCCGTTGTTGAGGCAGGAGCAAATATTCTGGCCATTGCTACTCGAAATCTTGATCGATCTAAGGAAGCATTGTTACGCTATGGGAGTAAAGGTACACCTTATGATAATTACATAAAAATGTTAGAAAATGAACCATGTGATGGGGTCATTGTTGTTGCCCAACCATCTGATCATCCTTCACTTGTTATGGATTGCATTAAAGCAGGAAAAAATGTTTATGTCGAAAAACCTCTCGGCATGACAGAAGAAGAAGCTCTTCAATTAGCAAGAGCTGCTGAAGAAGCAGATGTAGTGTTAATGGTCGGATTTATGAAACGTTATTCACCAATATACACAAAGTTAAAAACCATTATCGAAAGCTGTGAATTAGGGGAACCACGTTCATTTGAAGTAAGGTTCGCTGTAGATAGCACTCCGTTTTGTACAGATGATGAACAGTTTTTGAAATTTGCCGCCATTCATATGGTCGATCTTGTTCGTTATTTGTTTGGAGATGTTGCCAAGGTCACAGGCTTTAAAAATAATTCTGGCTCCCATATTTCTCAGAGTATTTCATTAAAGTTCCATAACGGTGTAGTGGGAAGTCTGTACTTTACAGGAATGACAGCATGGTCAAGAGAGAGTGAAAATCTGTTAGTAACCTTCGACAATGGATTCGCCTTTGCTGATGAAGTGAACTCCCTAAAAGTCCATCGTTCTCAATCTTTTGAGGAACTGCCTTGGAAAGCACTTAACGAAATGGACACGATTTATACCCCATCTGCTTCACCCATGTCTGGCACCATGAGAGACCTTTATTTACGGGGATTTGTCGGGGAAATCGAACATTTTCTTCATTGTTGTAGAGAGGGCGATACCCCACTTTCAAACGGTCATGACAATGTGAAAACGATGGCATTATGTGATGAAATTCTCTTGGCTTTGGAATAG
- a CDS encoding cytochrome c oxidase subunit II, with translation MNMHMDEKIWLTISFGMIMIFMVITGYQAVALEMGPPSHKETIDPQKVDETAPFDQPGVKKIGENEYEVVMTMQIFSFTPMDIEVPAGATVHFTLTSKDVVHGFQVAGTNINAMIMPGHIQTITQTFDEPGDYLVLCNEYCGVGHQAMSTTISVK, from the coding sequence ATGAATATGCATATGGATGAAAAAATTTGGCTAACTATTAGTTTCGGCATGATTATGATTTTTATGGTTATAACCGGGTATCAAGCAGTAGCGTTAGAAATGGGACCACCTAGTCATAAGGAAACTATTGATCCGCAAAAAGTAGATGAAACAGCCCCATTCGATCAACCAGGAGTGAAGAAAATTGGCGAAAATGAATATGAAGTGGTGATGACTATGCAAATATTTAGTTTTACACCGATGGATATTGAAGTACCCGCAGGGGCAACGGTACATTTCACCTTAACCTCTAAAGATGTTGTCCATGGATTTCAAGTAGCAGGTACGAACATTAATGCGATGATTATGCCAGGGCATATTCAAACGATTACCCAAACATTTGATGAGCCTGGTGACTATTTAGTGTTATGTAATGAGTATTGTGGTGTTGGACATCAAGCGATGAGTACCACCATATCGGTAAAATAA
- a CDS encoding SRPBCC family protein gives MIKWHEERIIPVNIEVIWHLFEIENIQRIMPNVIENKVIEKKEGVVGTKYQQKYKEGKRIETYIVEDLAYENTPEKKYNKIGFTLAKAFEIEADFTLLKIDDENTKFIYKGQNEGLNFLGKVLLKLGGEKNNKKVVIDFMDLVEEESLKEKIKQ, from the coding sequence ATGATTAAATGGCACGAAGAGCGAATAATACCGGTAAACATCGAAGTTATCTGGCATTTGTTTGAAATTGAAAACATTCAACGCATCATGCCTAATGTAATTGAAAATAAGGTGATAGAGAAAAAAGAAGGGGTAGTCGGCACCAAATACCAGCAAAAATATAAAGAAGGAAAGAGAATTGAAACGTATATTGTTGAAGATTTAGCTTACGAAAATACTCCAGAGAAAAAGTATAATAAAATCGGTTTTACTCTAGCAAAGGCGTTTGAAATCGAAGCAGATTTTACCTTATTAAAAATTGATGATGAGAATACAAAATTTATTTACAAAGGTCAAAACGAAGGTTTGAATTTTTTAGGGAAAGTGTTGTTAAAACTTGGCGGCGAGAAAAATAATAAAAAAGTTGTGATCGATTTTATGGATCTCGTTGAAGAAGAGTCCTTGAAAGAAAAAATAAAACAATAA
- a CDS encoding SRPBCC family protein, translating into MITMNNPTEFTLQLNKIYPVKQERVFQAWTMPEELSKWWGPEGFTTTIDEMNVVVGGSYKYKMHSPDGETHILTGEYKEIVPNQKLVFTWKWENDGQEFPTTLVTIDFLEQGQSTELLLAHTKLPSEEAANNHNFGWTSSLEGDLNSYFTK; encoded by the coding sequence ATGATCACGATGAATAATCCAACAGAATTTACGCTTCAACTAAATAAAATTTACCCAGTAAAACAAGAAAGAGTTTTTCAGGCTTGGACAATGCCAGAAGAGCTATCTAAATGGTGGGGACCAGAGGGATTTACGACTACAATTGATGAAATGAATGTTGTCGTTGGTGGGTCATATAAGTATAAAATGCATTCACCTGATGGGGAAACTCATATTTTAACAGGGGAGTATAAAGAAATTGTTCCAAATCAAAAACTTGTTTTTACTTGGAAGTGGGAGAATGATGGACAGGAATTCCCAACGACACTTGTAACCATCGACTTTCTTGAACAAGGGCAATCAACAGAACTGTTGTTAGCTCATACAAAGCTACCAAGTGAAGAAGCTGCCAACAATCATAATTTTGGATGGACAAGCTCATTAGAAGGTGACTTGAACTCCTATTTTACCAAATAG
- a CDS encoding cbb3-type cytochrome c oxidase subunit I, with the protein METVRTTEVDQKTNRVLGINTGDAILTKSYVSVAFIALLLGGLLGLLQGLNRAGLLTLPTWLNYYQILTAHGVLLVVVLSAFFTIGYFYAGLSHTLGGLLPKVRKMAWIGFWLKILGFVIAVIPILLNKASVMYTFYPPMAASPYFYIGLVFIVLGIWMTAFGAFINVAHWRKNHKGEHLPILAFFATGVFVLLFFGSLPVTVEVLTIIPWAFGWVETINVMVSRTLFWAFGHTLVNIWYLTAVSAWYVIVPKIIGGRRFSDTLTRVVIIGLVVMNITGGFHHQIIDPGISLTVKFMHVFMSLAIGFPSLMTAYAMFRVFERTARKQGGKGVIGWFKKMPWGDVRFLAPFIAMVSFIPGGAGGIVQSTNQLNQVVHNTMWIVGHFHLTLGTTAILTFFGICYWLVPYISGRVLTPAINKLGVIQALIWAVGMIFMSGAMHYIGLLGSPRRTSFTTYGDHAVALSWNPYLLLLAVGGTLLMIGVLIQVYAVFHLMFFAPKGQTEFPIAEEEENASKTPYWTERWGVWIVVMLLLVSMAYVLPVVDMIINAPPGSPPFKTW; encoded by the coding sequence ATGGAAACAGTACGAACGACAGAAGTAGATCAGAAAACAAATAGAGTTTTAGGGATAAATACAGGAGATGCAATCTTAACAAAATCATATGTGTCAGTTGCTTTTATAGCCTTATTATTAGGTGGACTTTTAGGACTATTACAGGGATTAAACCGGGCAGGTCTATTAACTTTACCAACTTGGCTGAATTATTATCAAATCTTAACAGCTCATGGAGTACTGTTAGTGGTAGTCTTATCTGCCTTCTTTACAATCGGCTATTTCTATGCCGGACTTTCACATACTTTAGGAGGTCTTCTACCTAAAGTAAGAAAGATGGCGTGGATCGGATTTTGGCTGAAAATTTTAGGGTTTGTCATTGCTGTCATTCCGATTTTACTAAATAAAGCTTCAGTGATGTATACATTTTATCCACCAATGGCAGCCTCTCCCTATTTCTATATCGGATTAGTTTTTATCGTCCTAGGAATTTGGATGACTGCATTCGGAGCATTTATCAATGTGGCACATTGGAGAAAGAACCACAAAGGTGAGCATTTACCGATTCTTGCTTTTTTTGCCACAGGAGTCTTTGTACTATTATTTTTTGGTAGTCTTCCTGTAACGGTTGAGGTTTTGACTATCATTCCTTGGGCATTTGGATGGGTAGAGACGATTAATGTAATGGTTTCACGAACCTTATTTTGGGCATTCGGGCATACGTTGGTGAATATTTGGTATTTAACAGCTGTTTCAGCTTGGTATGTCATCGTTCCGAAAATTATTGGTGGCAGACGTTTTAGTGATACCTTAACGCGTGTCGTCATTATCGGATTAGTCGTCATGAATATTACTGGTGGGTTTCACCATCAGATCATTGACCCTGGTATTTCGCTAACGGTGAAATTCATGCATGTGTTTATGAGTTTAGCCATTGGATTTCCTTCATTAATGACGGCTTATGCAATGTTCCGTGTATTTGAACGTACTGCAAGAAAGCAAGGAGGAAAAGGGGTTATCGGCTGGTTTAAAAAAATGCCATGGGGAGATGTTCGCTTCCTCGCTCCATTTATAGCGATGGTTTCCTTCATACCTGGAGGAGCAGGTGGTATCGTTCAAAGCACAAACCAATTAAATCAAGTGGTTCATAACACGATGTGGATTGTAGGTCATTTTCATTTAACTTTAGGAACCACGGCAATTTTAACCTTCTTTGGTATTTGTTATTGGTTAGTACCCTATATTTCAGGAAGAGTCTTAACCCCAGCAATCAATAAATTGGGGGTAATTCAAGCTCTTATTTGGGCAGTTGGGATGATCTTTATGTCTGGAGCTATGCACTATATAGGCTTACTAGGCTCACCGAGAAGAACGTCATTTACCACCTACGGGGACCATGCAGTAGCATTAAGCTGGAATCCATATTTACTCCTATTAGCGGTCGGAGGAACACTGTTAATGATTGGCGTACTCATTCAGGTTTATGCGGTCTTTCACCTTATGTTTTTTGCACCAAAAGGACAGACGGAATTTCCAATTGCAGAAGAAGAAGAGAATGCAAGTAAAACTCCTTATTGGACAGAGCGCTGGGGAGTGTGGATTGTGGTGATGTTACTCCTCGTTTCCATGGCCTACGTTTTACCTGTAGTAGACATGATTATAAATGCTCCTCCGGGTTCACCACCTTTTAAAACGTGGTGA